The Epinephelus lanceolatus isolate andai-2023 chromosome 16, ASM4190304v1, whole genome shotgun sequence nucleotide sequence TGGCACAGCCGGCTCGTGCCGACCATGGGAGAGGCCCGAGGGAAACTCATCGTCCTGCAAGACTTTCCTGGACCAGACCTGGGGATGCGCTATGGCTCCCTGGACATAGCTGATGACTGGAGGGTATGAAAACGTATAACTCAAACATTTGTCATCATTTTACATCTTGCTGTAGTGGTATGATTATGATATGAAAAGCCCCACCTGCAAGTTGATGGGATTGGTTCTTTAGGTATGTGACATATTAAAACCCTGGCCATTTGAATCCATGCTTTTGAGACATGTCTTTGAGACTTGTCATTGATACACTGCGATTCCCAGGAGAAAACTCTCAGCCTTGACATTGTCTGCCTATTTTGACTATGATATGTCTTATAGCATATAAAAACAATGTTAATAAGatttaaagcttttatttccatCGGAGGGAATCTTTATATGAATGCTTCTGAGTTATTCAACATTTTGCGTTCCCTGTAGGTACCCACACTTCTGCATgtggaggagaaatggcagagcgtCTATGAGCACCTGGAGGCTGCACCTGCTGGAAACAAGGCCCAGATTTTCCTCACCTACAGCAGTGGAGCTGGTGTGTTCGCATACCCCAGAGCCATCGCTCAGCGCGTCAACACACAGCTGTATGACTACCTGAGGGCCAAGACGGACCTGAACCAGCGCCTTGGAATTGTATGCATGGACTTCCCTGCTGCTCCCATTATGCAACTAATCATTGACTTCCAACTGAGAGAGAATGCAAAGAGAAAACAGGTCTTTAACACAGCACCTAGCAAGGCAAGTTTGAAATATACAATTTCCAAACTGAGAAGGGAGATGATCAAacattttactgtaaatgtcTGAGCCAAAATCAAGCACGAGGGAACAGTAGACTAGTCAATGACTGTACATTCAATAAGGCATCACTATGGACACCACATACGACACTTGTAGCTCAGATTTAATAGGTAGGCCTAACTTTACTCCTTTACTGTAATGAATATGATTTAAATTATACCTCAGATGAAACTTCTCATTGTGTCATTCAGCAGAGAcactggaaacaaaataaatgtgccGTATAAAATAATCAGAAAGATCAGAAATGGCAATATGTAAAATTTTGTGCAGTAATAAACTGCTGTGGAAATGCTGAAATGCATCAtaattgctgtttgtttttaaaactaaTGTGCAGTATAGTTTtgtcatcatttcattttcCATCTTGTCCTTACGAGGTTTCCAGCAGCCTTGACATCTGTGCagctttttttaataataaaatgtgtaaGTGTAATAGGATGTGCATAAAATCCAAGGATGCagacaaaaaaatcaatccAAAGAATAATTTTtagaaatgacaaaataataatttttgtGTCAGGTCATTTGGTAACTGTAGTAAAGCCACAATAAGCCGACTTTTACTCCACTCCACCTGGGGAAAGAACACAGGTCAACAGATGATACAGATGTTTGCCAGGTTTTGtggctctgtgtctctttgaatcACCATCAGGAGTTATGTTTGAGACAGTCCCGATGTGAGCAGTCATGTTTCATCGTCACAAGGTGGCAGTGCTGCTGCACAGGCACTTCACACAAACATGTTATTCTGGctctttggtgtgtgtgtgtgtgtgtgtgtgtgtgtgtgtgaggtggtgACCAGCAACAAGAGTGACAACCTTTGCATCACAAACTTGAACTGTCACACCGCTGAAGGAGAGTGCTAATTTCACCTTTGATTTATTGTCTTTGTCTGGTTTACCTTTAATaacttttttatcattttactcAAGTTATACACATTAAAAGGGAACTCCacagattttacacatcaaagtctgtttacaggtctTGAGGAGTGCTACTGTATATGGGGAAAAAAGTTGTATTAAGCCTTTTGTGGCTCCTCGggatcaaaaatacatattaatcctcttacctgtagtgctatttatcagtctagattgtttcggtgtgagttgcagagtgttggagctATCAGTCATAGAGATGTAAgccttctctccaatgtaaTGTCACAAGATGGCGCtcggtttgtggtgctcaaagcgccaaaagaACAAActgttcaaaagaaaaaaagaaaaagacatgaagaagaaaaaaaagagaagtgagCTGCTGCTTATTTCTGCTTATGGCTTGGTAGCCGCTAAAAGTGAAACACCCAAATCTCTGACTGACCTCTCTGTGAAtgtgttgcattttgggtaacgtAGGCATCTTAGTTTGGCAAGAATTTAGAAACTCTACATTGAAAAGCTGCGAATGGTTCATCATGTCTATCATACctgtttaaaacacttaaatgatCTAAATTAAGCTAACCATTGTGGATAGCCAGCACCCTGTCATGTCAACGTAAAAGACACCACTTGAATATTGTAGATTATTAAAATAAGActaacatttgttttatttttatttttggtaaatAGAATATGCACATTAACCAACCATAAGCAGGTGCACTCAGTTTTTACTATCCAACAGCTCTACAGAAAATATTAAGTGATAAAATGTGTGATACAAGTGCATCCTGTGTATTTACACTGGTGAGACATGATCATAGTTTTTCCTGTCTATGTAGGTACCAGTGCATCACATGATCTTTTCAGTGCATAAATTGAGTCCTCGTGCTGCACCATGCAATGCCACTAAAATCTATTGATCATGTCCAATTAATTGCAAAGTGTAGAATTTCATAAAAGTGTGTTTTGCAAGAGAAATAGAGGAACACTATGTGACTGCTGGTGTGTGGCTTAAACCACACTTTGCATGCAGATAGTTGATATCAGATAACTGATTTCATCATTATTTCCTCTCACTTAAACACAGAGAGCATTGCGAAACAGTTGTTGAAATGCTTTGACTTGAAACAATATGTCTTAACATCCTGCCAAAACAGCCAAGGACGTTAACAAAGTGGATGCTTTGTCAAGAAGTGACTGACGCCAACTTATGCAGAGCTCTACACTCATTGAGTGAGTactagaagaagaaaaaagacttTGAAGTGTCTCCATTCAGAGCTGGACAGGTACAgtaaaacactgctgctgctgctgctgctgctcctctttctcttgACATTGGTTGACAATTGTGACAAGACTCTTACTCTCTTTACAGCAGATATGAACCCGTCTCCACGTGTCGAATTCAGGGCTCAAAGTGCCGTCACGATTTCATTACTTGGTTAGAAGTCCTTTCTTCATCACATTTGTGTCtgctttattttatgttttactgGTCCCTCACacactccctcttcctctcttgtaGTTGTGGTGAATATCATTTGGTGGATGGTTATGATTGCAGCCATCGGTTTGGGTTGGTTTTCCTCTGTTTGACCACTGCAATATTTCTGTGATATTTGACAGCAAGCTTTATGTTTCGAATCTTTTTCATGTtaatattgatgttttttctggTTCTGGGTCACAGGGGCAACACATCTGAGCCTTTGTCCAGTGCAGCCCAACATCCCTCTCTACCTGATAGTGCTTGGAGGGGCAAACATACTCTCATTCTCTGTTACCTACACCAAGAGCACCTGGGGGGATGGCATGGTCGCCATCCTGTGCTCGACCTGCATGGCACTCCTACACCTCTTCAGTTTCGGCTGGTTCATTGCAGGTGGGATAAAGTGTCACAGCAATTTTATGTTTTAGTGAAGATAAATTCCTCTGGAGTCTACATGCTTGCATGGAAACACGGTAAAGTAAAGTATTTACTCAAGTGCTGTACATCCGTGCAAATTTCAGTATTTCAATTTCTGGCTTTAAAGttcaacacacaaaacagacatcCTTAAGAGTTTCAAAAACTCCATCCAATCTCAGACACATCTGATTGCAGGCGCGGCAGGGCATTCTGTTGCGCATGATAGGAACGCCCGTGTAGATCACTGGTTTACATGGGACAGGAACACCCAGTGTAATGATTGGCTCTGAGGCACATGGTTATTTATCAGCATCTGCTTCTCTACCAGCAATGCACATCTGGTTCTTACATTCTACAATCTCTCATTCTACTGTTATTATTCCATtgtaaagacacacaaaaaatgacAGCACACATCAGTAAACCAAGATGAGCTCTATTTATACATTATGGCATGGTCAGTAGTTGTCTTGTGTAGGCTGTGTGAGGATATGTGGAGGATCATatactcatacagaagtaatccttCCCAATCATCAGAATTTTACTGCAGAGACTCGTCCCTCTGTCtgtaatttcttattttcattgaATTTTT carries:
- the LOC117263250 gene encoding transmembrane protein 272-like, which produces MNPSPRVEFRAQSAVTISLLVVVNIIWWMVMIAAIGLGATHLSLCPVQPNIPLYLIVLGGANILSFSVTYTKSTWGDGMVAILCSTCMALLHLFSFGWFIAGTIWVYPVYPPDYTPGATRYCHRVTYQFAFVVTTLVWVAASLVFVCGCCFALLTCCATVIAGRRLIPGRYSFYGATSDTQESTAGDV